The Thermococcus sp. genome includes a window with the following:
- a CDS encoding DUF438 domain-containing protein yields the protein MTELLNNREYKKEQLKKLLLKIHEGEDVNKLKEEFRQVLSGISPLEIPIIEQELVKEGISAKDIAKMCDLHVELFREAVAGTEELEEKDLPDGHPLKIRYLENKEIMKDAEMLNLYARTLATTKDERMREEILGVLEEIVGNLRKVGFTHYNRDEMLTFPYIERRGLTAIATVLWTKHDEIRFMIKRLAELLRKRDEMPWEEFVERFKEKAGEASFALSDMVFRENNIYYPTLKALLSEGEWKAIRMQEDEIGYYKVDPPAWDPGEDVKPLHPWEINPELSVEELLNLPKEVQQALKGQPLEFDKSQLKRDGDIDLGTGFVSLKELKAIFEALPVDVTFIDKDDRVRFFSPGERIFTRTPSVLGRPVQLCHPPKSVHIVNKILRAFKEGRKKEATFWLRLGPKYVYIKYVPLFDEEGNYLGTLEMTMDIEPYKRIEGEKRLLDWRD from the coding sequence ATGACTGAGTTGCTGAACAACCGCGAATATAAGAAGGAGCAGCTGAAGAAGCTTCTCCTTAAAATCCACGAGGGCGAGGACGTGAATAAGCTCAAGGAGGAATTCCGCCAGGTTTTGAGCGGCATTTCGCCCCTTGAGATTCCAATCATAGAGCAGGAGCTCGTTAAAGAGGGAATCTCCGCCAAGGACATAGCCAAGATGTGCGACCTGCACGTCGAGCTGTTCAGGGAAGCTGTTGCTGGAACGGAGGAACTTGAGGAGAAAGACCTCCCCGACGGGCATCCGCTGAAGATACGCTACCTTGAGAACAAGGAGATAATGAAGGACGCCGAGATGCTCAACCTCTATGCAAGGACTCTGGCGACCACAAAGGATGAGCGCATGAGGGAGGAAATCCTGGGAGTGTTGGAGGAGATAGTGGGCAACCTTCGGAAGGTCGGTTTCACCCACTACAACCGCGACGAGATGCTCACCTTCCCCTACATCGAGAGAAGGGGTTTAACTGCCATAGCAACCGTCCTCTGGACAAAACACGACGAAATCAGGTTCATGATAAAGAGGCTTGCCGAGCTTTTGAGGAAGAGGGACGAGATGCCATGGGAAGAGTTCGTCGAGCGCTTTAAGGAAAAGGCGGGCGAGGCTTCCTTCGCGCTGAGCGACATGGTCTTCAGGGAGAACAACATCTACTACCCGACCCTTAAAGCTCTCCTGAGTGAGGGCGAGTGGAAGGCAATAAGGATGCAGGAGGATGAGATTGGCTACTACAAGGTCGACCCGCCCGCCTGGGATCCCGGCGAGGACGTTAAACCGCTGCATCCCTGGGAAATCAATCCCGAACTGAGCGTTGAGGAGCTTCTGAACCTTCCAAAGGAGGTTCAGCAGGCGTTGAAAGGTCAACCACTGGAGTTCGACAAGAGCCAGCTTAAGAGGGACGGCGACATAGACCTCGGAACTGGCTTCGTCAGCCTGAAGGAGCTGAAGGCAATATTCGAGGCCCTGCCGGTTGACGTGACCTTCATAGACAAGGACGACCGCGTTCGCTTCTTCTCACCCGGCGAGAGAATATTCACCAGAACCCCCTCCGTGCTCGGAAGGCCCGTCCAGCTCTGTCATCCGCCGAAGAGCGTCCACATTGTCAACAAGATACTCAGGGCATTCAAGGAGGGCAGAAAGAAGGAGGCGACCTTTTGGCTCAGGCTCGGACCGAAGTACGTTTACATAAAATACGTGCCGCTCTTTGACGAGGAGGGCAACTACCTGGGAACACTTGAAATGACCATGGACATCGAGCCGTATAAAAGGATTGAGGGCGAAAAGAGACTGCTGGACTGGAGGGATTGA
- a CDS encoding cupin domain-containing protein has protein sequence MMVVRVEDAPRVDNPHGVDVRKLMDEGSAQIFYITLKPGESLKRHTTPVDAFIYVLKGRGIVEVGDERAEVKKGTAVYLPKEVPHAVFNEGSLDMAFLVIKVV, from the coding sequence ATGATGGTCGTTAGGGTTGAAGACGCCCCGCGGGTTGACAACCCCCACGGAGTGGACGTGAGAAAGCTGATGGACGAGGGAAGTGCCCAGATATTTTACATAACCCTGAAGCCCGGTGAGAGCCTGAAGAGACATACAACGCCGGTTGATGCTTTCATATATGTCCTCAAGGGTAGGGGCATCGTGGAGGTCGGCGACGAAAGGGCAGAGGTTAAGAAGGGAACCGCCGTATATCTCCCGAAGGAAGTGCCGCACGCGGTCTTCAACGAGGGAAGCCTTGACATGGCATTCCTCGTTATCAAGGTGGTGTAA
- a CDS encoding Xaa-Pro peptidase family protein: MRGDPEIFKRRVERFQRLLRENEVDGAVIRTLSSFIYFTGTKWLRPSLLIPAEGEPVVYIIKGEAELFREKSWIENVVEFQRVEDLMAGIVTWIHGNGFQRVGLEFGIERDAYLIFLKIFERLNPTIEIVDVLDITMGLRMVKDDWELDNIRRAGKIAQRGMKVAEEVIKPGMSELEIAAEVVRELMLNGSEDPKVYVSVTPRAHAEPFRDLRVPENGVVTVVIGADWNHYYSNMARTFIVGDPGERVMRAIEVKEEAYRLALEETRVGVPLNTVEKKLAEFFKEKGFADAYLAGYTHGVGLLIEEPPITTIVVPQRAAKVRENMVLTIIHPPLMIPEGAIKHEDTYIVKREGLERVT, translated from the coding sequence ATGCGCGGAGATCCTGAGATTTTCAAAAGACGCGTGGAACGCTTTCAGAGGCTTCTACGGGAGAACGAGGTAGATGGAGCTGTGATCAGAACCCTTTCCAGCTTCATTTACTTCACCGGAACCAAGTGGCTCCGCCCGAGCCTTTTAATTCCTGCAGAGGGCGAGCCGGTGGTTTACATCATTAAGGGTGAGGCCGAGCTCTTCAGGGAGAAGAGCTGGATTGAAAACGTTGTGGAGTTCCAGCGCGTTGAGGACCTGATGGCGGGCATAGTAACGTGGATACACGGGAACGGATTTCAGAGGGTTGGCCTTGAGTTCGGCATAGAGCGCGACGCCTACCTGATATTCCTCAAGATATTCGAGCGCCTCAACCCCACGATCGAGATAGTTGACGTTCTAGACATCACGATGGGCCTGAGGATGGTGAAGGACGACTGGGAGCTGGACAACATCAGGAGGGCAGGGAAGATAGCCCAGCGTGGAATGAAGGTGGCGGAAGAGGTTATAAAACCCGGAATGAGCGAGCTTGAGATAGCGGCGGAGGTGGTCAGGGAGCTCATGCTCAACGGAAGCGAGGATCCCAAGGTCTACGTTTCCGTAACTCCCAGGGCGCACGCCGAACCCTTCCGCGACCTGAGGGTTCCGGAGAACGGTGTCGTTACCGTCGTCATCGGGGCGGACTGGAACCACTACTACTCAAACATGGCGAGGACCTTCATCGTTGGTGATCCCGGCGAGAGGGTCATGAGGGCCATAGAGGTCAAAGAAGAGGCCTACAGGCTTGCGCTTGAGGAAACCAGGGTTGGAGTCCCACTGAACACCGTCGAGAAGAAGCTCGCGGAGTTCTTCAAGGAGAAGGGATTCGCCGATGCCTACCTGGCCGGCTACACCCACGGTGTCGGCCTCCTCATCGAGGAGCCGCCGATAACCACCATCGTCGTCCCGCAGAGGGCCGCGAAGGTTCGGGAGAACATGGTTCTTACGATAATACACCCACCCCTTATGATCCCGGAGGGTGCCATAAAGCACGAGGACACTTATATCGTCAAAAGGGAGGGGCTTGAGAGGGTGACCTAA
- a CDS encoding Lrp/AsnC family transcriptional regulator has protein sequence MRDNRHLDGLDRMILHILQEDGRASYSEIARRLKVPESTVRLRVKKLMERGVIRKFAALINPFKAGYSIVAFIAVDVEPSRVKKAAEELSKLPEVDVLGIATGAHDILMQVTVKDLQELEGFLIEKLGRIEGIRSTETSILTSVRKWGYARVF, from the coding sequence ATGCGGGACAACCGGCATCTTGACGGGCTGGACAGGATGATACTCCACATTCTCCAAGAGGACGGAAGGGCCAGCTACTCCGAGATAGCAAGACGCCTGAAGGTCCCGGAATCAACCGTCAGGCTTCGTGTGAAGAAGCTGATGGAACGGGGCGTCATCAGAAAGTTCGCGGCGCTGATAAACCCCTTCAAAGCGGGCTACTCGATAGTCGCGTTCATAGCCGTTGACGTGGAGCCGAGCAGGGTGAAAAAAGCGGCTGAGGAGCTGAGTAAACTCCCCGAGGTGGACGTCCTCGGCATAGCGACCGGGGCGCACGATATACTCATGCAGGTTACAGTCAAAGACCTTCAGGAGCTGGAGGGGTTCCTTATAGAGAAGCTCGGAAGGATAGAGGGAATAAGGAGCACGGAAACGTCTATCCTGACGAGCGTGAGGAAGTGGGGCTACGCGAGGGTGTTTTAG
- a CDS encoding leucine/methionine racemase: protein MSYPRNKEEVLKRYSLVFPRSARVTYAPIVGVRAENARVWDIEGREYIDFLSDAAVQNVGHNNPRVVKAIKESAERLIHFTFIYGFPVEPLLLAEKLAEIAPIESPKVSFGMTGSDANDGAIKFARAYTKRRTILSYLRSYYGATYGAMSITGLDFEVRSIVGELSDVHYIPYPNCYRCPFGREPGSCKMECVSYIREKFEGEVYAEGTAALFAEPIQGDAGMVVPPDGYFKKVKRILDEHGILLAVDEVQSGIGRTGKWFAIEHFGVEPDIITLAKPLGGGLPISAIIGRGEILDSLPPLGHTFTLSGNPLASRAALAVIEEIEEKDLLRRAEMLGKRAKKRLERMKEEHELIGDVRGLGLMLGVDLVRDRETKERAYEEARKVVWRAYELGLVLAFLQGNVLRIQPPLTIEEELLEEGLDRLEKAIADVEEGKVPDEVLGKVQGW from the coding sequence ATGAGCTATCCCCGGAATAAGGAGGAAGTCCTGAAGCGTTATTCGCTGGTTTTTCCAAGGTCGGCACGCGTTACCTATGCCCCCATAGTCGGCGTTAGGGCCGAGAACGCCCGCGTCTGGGACATCGAGGGCAGGGAGTACATAGACTTTCTGAGCGATGCGGCAGTTCAAAACGTCGGCCACAACAACCCCAGGGTGGTGAAAGCCATAAAAGAGAGCGCTGAAAGGCTTATCCACTTCACCTTCATCTACGGCTTCCCGGTTGAGCCGCTTCTCCTGGCTGAAAAGCTCGCTGAGATAGCGCCGATTGAGAGCCCGAAGGTCAGCTTCGGGATGACGGGAAGCGATGCCAATGATGGTGCGATAAAGTTCGCGAGGGCATATACCAAGAGGAGGACCATCCTGAGCTACCTCAGGAGCTACTACGGGGCGACCTACGGCGCCATGAGCATAACCGGCCTCGATTTCGAGGTTCGCTCCATAGTGGGGGAGCTGAGCGACGTTCACTACATTCCCTATCCCAACTGCTACCGCTGTCCGTTCGGCAGAGAGCCGGGGAGCTGTAAGATGGAGTGCGTCTCCTACATCAGGGAGAAGTTCGAAGGGGAGGTCTACGCGGAAGGGACTGCAGCGCTCTTCGCCGAGCCAATACAGGGGGATGCCGGAATGGTCGTTCCGCCCGACGGCTACTTCAAAAAGGTGAAGAGAATCCTCGATGAACACGGCATCCTTCTGGCCGTGGACGAGGTTCAGAGCGGGATTGGAAGGACCGGAAAGTGGTTTGCGATAGAGCACTTCGGGGTTGAACCGGATATAATAACCCTCGCGAAGCCCCTCGGTGGGGGACTGCCGATAAGCGCGATAATAGGCAGGGGTGAGATCCTCGATTCCCTGCCTCCCCTTGGCCATACGTTTACACTGAGCGGTAATCCCCTGGCGAGTAGGGCCGCACTGGCTGTTATCGAGGAGATCGAGGAGAAGGACCTCCTTAGAAGGGCGGAGATGCTTGGAAAACGTGCGAAAAAACGGCTGGAGAGGATGAAGGAGGAGCACGAACTCATCGGTGACGTCCGCGGCCTCGGCCTGATGCTCGGCGTTGACCTTGTGAGGGACAGGGAGACGAAGGAAAGGGCCTACGAAGAAGCCAGAAAGGTTGTATGGCGCGCTTACGAGCTCGGACTCGTACTCGCGTTCCTGCAGGGCAACGTGCTGAGGATCCAGCCGCCCCTCACAATAGAGGAGGAGCTCCTCGAAGAAGGCCTTGACAGGCTGGAGAAAGCCATAGCCGACGTCGAGGAGGGCAAGGTTCCGGACGAGGTTCTGGGGAAGGTGCAGGGATGGTAG
- a CDS encoding uracil-xanthine permease family protein: MEKVETIEKPVLKIGIEEKVEPAKALVFGIQHVLAMFGATVTVPLVVGGAIGLSGDQIALMIQAVLLAMGIATLLQTTIGSRYPIVQGSSFAFIPGLIAIGASLGMAAVQGALIVGGLIEALIGWLGVIGRVRKLFTPLVTGVTITLIGFSLADVAVKNFFNFYADPSGGTLLKASAVALVTFLTTVLVALRAKGSLKAMPVVVGAVVGYVVSIPLGLADFGLVKTLPVVSVPRSFPWGAPVFDGTAIVLLLFAFMVSIIESVGDYHAIAAVTGSEINGKRIARGIGSEGLACSIAGLLGACGTTSYSENIGVVALTKVGSRHVVQVGAVILVLLSLLPKFAGILASMPAPVLGGLTLALYGMISVTGLRLIKERVEFTDRNTLILAASLIVGLGAPQLPAEFLATFPRVIASILESGMAVGALTAIILDRLL; encoded by the coding sequence ATGGAAAAGGTCGAGACAATCGAGAAGCCGGTTTTAAAGATTGGAATCGAGGAAAAGGTTGAACCCGCGAAGGCTCTGGTCTTCGGCATTCAGCACGTTCTGGCGATGTTCGGCGCGACGGTTACCGTTCCGCTGGTAGTTGGCGGTGCCATAGGACTAAGCGGCGACCAGATAGCTCTGATGATACAGGCGGTTCTGCTGGCGATGGGCATAGCTACCCTGCTCCAGACGACGATAGGTTCCCGCTATCCGATAGTGCAGGGGTCGAGCTTCGCCTTTATTCCCGGGCTGATAGCAATAGGCGCTTCCCTGGGGATGGCGGCGGTTCAGGGAGCTTTGATAGTCGGCGGACTGATTGAGGCTTTAATAGGGTGGCTCGGCGTTATAGGGAGGGTCAGGAAGCTCTTCACTCCCCTCGTCACCGGCGTGACGATAACCCTCATCGGATTCAGCCTCGCAGACGTCGCGGTCAAGAACTTCTTCAACTTCTACGCCGACCCATCGGGAGGGACACTGCTTAAGGCCAGCGCCGTGGCTCTGGTGACCTTCCTGACGACGGTCCTCGTGGCGCTCAGGGCGAAGGGAAGCCTAAAGGCCATGCCGGTCGTCGTGGGTGCCGTGGTCGGCTACGTTGTGAGCATTCCCCTCGGCCTCGCGGACTTCGGGCTGGTGAAGACACTGCCAGTGGTGAGCGTCCCAAGGTCCTTCCCCTGGGGAGCACCGGTCTTTGACGGCACCGCGATCGTGCTCCTGCTATTCGCCTTCATGGTGAGCATCATTGAGAGTGTGGGCGACTACCACGCAATAGCGGCGGTGACTGGCTCGGAGATAAACGGGAAGCGGATAGCGAGGGGCATTGGCAGCGAGGGGCTGGCCTGTTCAATAGCCGGCCTCCTCGGAGCCTGCGGGACGACTAGCTACTCCGAGAACATAGGCGTCGTCGCGCTCACCAAGGTGGGAAGCAGGCACGTGGTTCAGGTCGGCGCGGTCATACTGGTGCTCCTCTCATTGTTGCCAAAGTTCGCCGGGATACTCGCCTCGATGCCTGCCCCGGTTCTCGGCGGGCTGACGCTTGCCCTCTACGGTATGATAAGCGTCACAGGTTTGAGGCTGATAAAGGAGAGGGTCGAGTTCACCGACCGGAACACGCTGATACTGGCCGCTTCTCTGATAGTCGGTCTCGGCGCGCCCCAGCTCCCGGCGGAGTTCCTGGCGACCTTCCCGAGGGTTATCGCCAGCATCCTTGAGTCCGGCATGGCTGTTGGGGCGCTTACGGCGATAATCCTCGACAGGCTGCTATGA
- a CDS encoding DUF996 domain-containing protein: protein MTVNVRSEKNMGLWGAILTLVGSFIPYVGGVISLIGFVLILLALKGIGDAVNDERPFKNYLYGVIFAIGGLIVIIVLLLGTFAIVPAGWRLSESAGIGLAIVFFILFVALIVGAAYFQKRAWLAMHEITGTKEFKDAATWVWWGALTAIILIGFLLLLIARIFVIIGFNNMPEELGEEPEPAQVEEVIW from the coding sequence ATGACGGTCAACGTTAGGAGCGAAAAGAACATGGGCCTGTGGGGGGCTATCCTCACCCTCGTCGGCAGCTTTATACCGTATGTTGGCGGCGTGATATCGCTGATCGGTTTCGTCTTGATACTGCTGGCACTCAAGGGTATAGGGGATGCCGTGAACGACGAGAGGCCTTTCAAGAACTATCTCTACGGCGTAATCTTCGCCATCGGCGGCTTGATAGTCATCATCGTCCTGCTGCTTGGGACGTTCGCCATCGTTCCAGCCGGATGGCGCCTCAGCGAATCTGCAGGGATAGGGCTGGCAATCGTGTTCTTCATACTGTTCGTGGCCCTGATAGTCGGAGCCGCCTACTTCCAGAAGAGGGCCTGGCTTGCGATGCACGAGATAACCGGCACCAAGGAGTTCAAAGATGCAGCCACATGGGTGTGGTGGGGTGCCCTGACGGCCATAATCCTAATTGGCTTCCTGCTGCTCCTGATCGCGCGCATCTTCGTTATAATAGGGTTCAACAACATGCCCGAGGAGCTCGGAGAAGAGCCCGAACCTGCCCAGGTTGAGGAAGTCATTTGGTAA
- a CDS encoding DUF996 domain-containing protein translates to MGVDIRSERTLGLVGSVLILVGGFTGVVPYVGIFTGTVSLVGAILILVALKGIGDKIGDDRPFKYYLYSIIVAFAGSIMAAILIIIGVFSLSNAAMIGMRPFEHPLSFFGTGILITGFIAFVAVLIIGVYFAKQAWQAMYEITGVDAFHSTAKWLWWGALTAIILIGFIFLLVAAIYQIIGFANLPEELEPRPRTVPVA, encoded by the coding sequence ATGGGAGTGGACATAAGGAGTGAGCGGACTCTGGGTCTTGTGGGGTCGGTACTCATTCTCGTCGGGGGTTTTACAGGGGTCGTTCCGTACGTTGGAATATTCACCGGAACGGTATCGCTCGTGGGTGCGATACTTATCCTTGTCGCCTTGAAGGGGATCGGGGACAAGATAGGGGACGACAGACCGTTCAAGTACTATCTCTACTCGATCATAGTAGCCTTTGCCGGGTCGATAATGGCCGCGATACTCATTATCATTGGAGTGTTCTCCCTATCCAACGCAGCCATGATTGGAATGAGGCCCTTCGAGCACCCGCTGAGCTTCTTTGGAACTGGGATTCTTATCACCGGCTTTATAGCGTTCGTGGCCGTGCTGATAATAGGCGTGTACTTCGCAAAACAGGCGTGGCAGGCAATGTACGAGATAACAGGGGTTGATGCATTTCACAGCACCGCCAAGTGGCTCTGGTGGGGTGCGCTGACCGCCATAATCCTCATCGGATTCATCTTTCTCCTCGTGGCGGCCATCTACCAGATAATCGGGTTCGCAAACCTCCCCGAGGAACTCGAACCCAGACCCCGAACAGTCCCTGTCGCATGA
- the nuoI gene encoding NADH-quinone oxidoreductase subunit NuoI — protein MEVDFKVAPESKIRKKPSYIKPWMGLKYLFKKPVTIKIPQEKTQIAKEYRGLHTLDWKKCVGCNFCGQICPARAIEMTWLEKDGQMEKRPHPKIDYGRCTYCQFCVDVCPTGALGFVETFMITTTWQEEQLEIFDWVPIHPDEFRKYQDEYGDYRFPVEKIEFNKETREVTYHLRDGTVFKFKILGYGIRPPKKPTPAKPAPKPAEKKEAGPVEKAGEKKE, from the coding sequence ATGGAGGTCGATTTTAAGGTCGCCCCGGAGAGCAAGATCAGGAAGAAGCCCTCGTACATCAAGCCGTGGATGGGTCTGAAGTATCTCTTCAAGAAGCCGGTCACGATAAAGATACCCCAGGAGAAGACCCAGATCGCAAAGGAGTACCGCGGTCTTCACACTCTTGACTGGAAGAAGTGCGTCGGCTGTAACTTCTGCGGCCAGATATGTCCGGCAAGGGCCATAGAAATGACCTGGCTTGAAAAGGACGGCCAGATGGAGAAGAGGCCGCACCCCAAGATAGACTACGGAAGGTGCACCTACTGCCAGTTCTGCGTTGACGTGTGCCCAACCGGAGCACTGGGCTTCGTTGAGACCTTCATGATAACCACCACCTGGCAGGAGGAGCAGCTTGAAATATTCGACTGGGTTCCCATACACCCGGACGAGTTCAGGAAATATCAGGACGAGTACGGCGACTACCGCTTCCCGGTTGAGAAGATAGAGTTCAACAAGGAGACCAGGGAGGTAACCTACCATCTCAGGGACGGCACCGTCTTCAAGTTCAAGATACTCGGCTACGGCATAAGACCTCCCAAGAAGCCGACTCCTGCCAAACCCGCTCCGAAACCGGCAGAGAAAAAGGAAGCTGGGCCCGTCGAAAAGGCCGGGGAGAAGAAGGAGTGA
- a CDS encoding NADH-quinone oxidoreductase subunit D, whose product MVSQSELVKEARENGMELLPIDKDTYELFFGPQHMATENYSIILKMDGNRVVKAIANPGFLHRGFEKLAEYRPWYTNIALLLRVCVPEPDVPEVIYSMAVEEILGWEVPDRAQWIRTTVLEMARVSAYLFWTMGMAFKLGVYTAGQWAAAYRERFMALFEQLTGARVYHIYTIPGGVRRDIPSDAWLRRLRDTVEYIKSKLPDFDEILFENYITHRRLEGIGVMDRKFALDEGVTGPNLRATGVPYDVRRVDPYLLYPELDFEVPVLRDGDALARVMVRRYEMEQDLYILEQLLDMGPPSGPYKVEDPRLKNLPRFKVPAGDAFAHVESTKGDFGAYVVSDGKNKPYRLQLRGPSISHGIRVIEQLLVGARIADVPVILVSLDNCPPDIDR is encoded by the coding sequence ATGGTTTCACAGAGCGAGCTTGTTAAGGAGGCAAGGGAGAACGGGATGGAACTGCTCCCGATAGATAAGGACACTTACGAGTTGTTCTTTGGACCCCAGCACATGGCGACCGAGAACTACAGCATAATCCTCAAGATGGACGGCAACAGGGTCGTTAAGGCCATAGCCAACCCCGGCTTCCTCCACAGGGGGTTCGAAAAGCTGGCCGAATACAGGCCGTGGTACACGAACATAGCCCTCCTCCTCAGGGTCTGCGTCCCCGAGCCCGACGTTCCAGAGGTCATATACTCAATGGCCGTCGAGGAAATACTCGGCTGGGAAGTCCCGGACAGGGCGCAGTGGATCAGGACAACCGTCCTTGAGATGGCAAGGGTCTCAGCGTACCTGTTCTGGACGATGGGTATGGCATTTAAGCTCGGTGTATACACTGCAGGCCAGTGGGCTGCTGCCTATCGTGAGAGGTTCATGGCCCTCTTTGAACAGCTCACCGGGGCCAGGGTCTACCACATATACACGATCCCCGGAGGAGTCAGAAGGGACATACCGAGTGACGCCTGGCTGAGGCGCCTCAGGGACACCGTGGAGTACATAAAGAGCAAGCTCCCCGACTTCGACGAGATACTCTTCGAGAACTACATCACCCACAGGAGGCTTGAGGGAATAGGAGTCATGGACAGGAAGTTTGCCCTCGACGAGGGCGTTACCGGGCCAAACCTCCGCGCCACCGGAGTCCCCTACGACGTGAGGCGCGTTGACCCGTACCTCCTGTATCCGGAACTTGACTTCGAGGTGCCTGTCCTGAGGGACGGCGATGCCCTCGCGAGGGTCATGGTGAGGAGGTACGAGATGGAGCAGGATCTCTACATACTCGAACAGCTCCTCGACATGGGGCCGCCCAGCGGGCCCTACAAGGTCGAGGACCCGAGGCTCAAGAACCTGCCGAGGTTCAAGGTTCCCGCAGGGGATGCATTCGCGCACGTGGAGAGCACAAAGGGTGACTTCGGCGCCTACGTCGTCAGCGATGGAAAGAACAAGCCGTACAGGCTGCAGCTCAGGGGGCCGAGCATATCCCATGGGATTAGGGTCATCGAACAGCTCCTCGTCGGAGCGAGAATAGCCGACGTGCCCGTGATACTCGTGAGCCTTGACAACTGCCCACCGGACATAGACAGGTGA
- a CDS encoding NADH-quinone oxidoreductase subunit C produces the protein MTDYEALVTKILEKAPYAEGKVRRERRIEFTIPSDRIRDFLKLLKENDFELLLQITAVDWPDRGEIELIYQVFSITHRTHTFVRTAVPRDNSVVPTVMDIWPAAETYERDAHEFFHVVFEGNPKLNMPWILEEEDKEAGLSYRKDFDMLGYVKRKYKILDRFDEDKDTYVI, from the coding sequence ATGACTGACTACGAGGCCCTCGTCACCAAGATCCTTGAAAAGGCACCCTACGCGGAAGGGAAAGTCAGACGCGAGAGGAGAATAGAGTTCACGATTCCCTCCGACAGGATAAGGGACTTCCTCAAGCTCCTCAAGGAGAACGACTTCGAGTTGCTCCTCCAGATAACCGCCGTTGACTGGCCCGACAGGGGAGAAATCGAGCTAATCTACCAGGTCTTCAGCATAACCCACAGGACGCACACCTTCGTGAGAACCGCCGTACCCAGGGACAACTCGGTGGTGCCCACCGTCATGGACATCTGGCCGGCAGCGGAGACCTACGAGAGGGACGCCCACGAGTTCTTCCATGTAGTCTTTGAAGGCAACCCCAAACTGAATATGCCGTGGATACTGGAGGAGGAAGACAAGGAGGCTGGGCTCTCCTACAGGAAGGACTTCGACATGCTCGGCTACGTGAAGAGGAAGTATAAGATACTGGACAGGTTCGATGAGGATAAGGACACCTACGTAATCTGA
- a CDS encoding NADH-quinone oxidoreductase subunit B family protein yields MDWKLWEPLIEFARKRSMWIVSFCTGCGGIEMPPLMASRYDLERFGMMPNPAPRMADLFLITGYVTPKTLKRIIITYEMQPDPKYVMAHGSCTINGGIYWDAYNAIKRLDAYIPVDVYIAGCMPRPESVMEGINKMMEMIENGTADSWKRYKENYEWYKKNQDELFGEGWREKEAKRWIPWIMDDLKRVEKEREKND; encoded by the coding sequence ATGGACTGGAAGCTGTGGGAACCGCTGATTGAGTTCGCAAGGAAGAGAAGCATGTGGATTGTGTCGTTCTGTACCGGATGCGGCGGTATAGAGATGCCGCCGCTCATGGCATCCAGATACGACCTGGAGCGCTTCGGAATGATGCCCAACCCTGCCCCGAGAATGGCCGACCTGTTCCTCATCACCGGCTACGTCACGCCGAAGACCCTCAAGAGGATAATCATTACCTACGAGATGCAGCCCGACCCGAAGTACGTTATGGCCCATGGCTCGTGCACCATCAACGGAGGCATCTACTGGGACGCCTACAACGCCATCAAGAGGCTTGACGCTTACATTCCGGTCGACGTTTACATAGCCGGCTGTATGCCGAGGCCCGAGTCGGTCATGGAGGGCATCAACAAGATGATGGAGATGATTGAGAACGGCACGGCCGACAGCTGGAAGCGCTACAAGGAGAACTACGAGTGGTACAAGAAGAACCAGGACGAGCTGTTCGGAGAGGGATGGCGTGAGAAGGAGGCCAAGAGATGGATTCCCTGGATAATGGACGACCTCAAGAGGGTCGAAAAGGAGCGTGAGAAGAATGACTGA